ATCCCTGTACCAATCTTACCTACATAAAAACGGTGAACACCTAAACTACCTAAAAAGAAGCAAAGTAATATTGTTGCTACAAAACTTTTGTCTGACATGAAAATACCTCCGATAATTTTATAAATACTATAAGTTCCCACCAAATAATTATATTACATATTAAGGTTTTTTTAACATTTTTTTCTTATACCTTTTTCCTCATTTTTATAACCTGTTTCTAGTTATTCAGTAACTAGAATATGTTATATAAGTTCCAGTCAAACAGATATTTAATCCTATATATAACTATTAATACCTTATAAAATAAAAAAAGACATATTCATTTTTCTTTGAATATGTCTAACCAAGAATTCAATCTTTTACTGTGTCATTAATTTAATTAGCTGTTTATAATACGTATGATGTTCTTGAAGTTCCTCATGTTTTCCAGAACCCGTAATAAAACCATCCTCAAACACTAAAATTTGATCGGCATGTACAATTGTAGATAAACGGTGTGCAATAATAACGGTTGTACGTCCTTTCATAACATACTCTATTGCCTTTTGTACCGCTCGCTCTGAGTCATTATCAAGGTTAGATGTTGCTTCATCTAATAATAGTATGGCAGGATTTCGGAATAAAGCACGTGCGATTGCTATCCGTTGTCTTTGTCCCCCTGATAATTTAATTCCCCCTTCGCCTACTTCAGTATCTAATCCCTTTTCAAACTGTTGCACAAAATCCCATGCGTAGGCATTTTTTAATGCCTCTATAATATCTGTTTCTAAAACATCAGCTTTTCCATAAGTTACATTATCGCGAATTGTGCCATTCATCAGCGGAGCTTCTTGCGATACATATCCAAATAAGCTACGCCACTCCTTTAAATGGATTTGTTCAATTGGCTGTTTTCCAAATCGAATAGTACCCTCTGTAACATGATAAAATTGTTCTATTAATGAAAACATGGTTGTTTTCCCTCCGCCACTGGCACTAACCAATGCGGTTGTTTTGCCTGCTGGAATCGTAAAAGAAATACCTTTTAAAATTGGATTATCATTATATTGAAACACAACATTTTCAAAAGTAATTGACTCATCGGCAGACAAAATAGCATTTTTTCCATGTCCTTCAATTGGTTCATTTAAAATTTCTTGTAATCGTTCTGTCGCACCCATTGCCTTTTGGAGCGAAGTGAAAAATGTTGCCATTTGTGTAAATGGAATAATGATTTGCACAAGGTAAATAATGATCGCTACAAGTTCACCTGCAGTAATCGCACCTGTTGCTACTTTTGCGCCGCCATAGCCGAATAATAAAATGAGTACCACCATCATAATAAACGTCATAATGGGTGATAGAACGGCTAAAATTTTTGATTCTTTTAATCCAAATTGATACAAATGTTGGATTTTTTCTTCTCCATTTAGCTGCTCATAATTTTCTGTTTGCGACGTTTTCACAAGTCGTATATTCGTTAATACACGCCCCAACTGTCCTGTAAAACTAGCAAGCTCATCTTGATTTGCTCTCGCGATTTTATGAATACGTTGTCCAAGAGGCAAGGTCAATAAAATGGCTACCGGCACTGATATTAGCATCAATAATGTCATTTTCCAATCAATGATGATTAATATGATTACCGCACCCACGATGGCAAATAAGCCCGAAATAAAGCTAATTAAATGATCTGTAATAAGTTCCTTAATAACATTCGTATCTTGCGTAATTCTGCTCATGGTTTCCCCAGATTCATGTGCATCAAAATAAGGAATACGTAACCGTAAAACATGCGCCCATACCTTCATACGCAAATTAGCCACAATTCTTTCCCCAAGCTTACGCATCATATAAAACGTTACACCACTAAGTACAGCCTGGAAAATAAGAAATACACCTACTAATATAATGGACTGCCATGAGAAACCAATCGTTGAAAAATCATTAATCATTCTCATCGTAAATAATGGAACAGTCAATCCAATAAGTGTTTCAACAATACTCAGTAAAAGAGTGCCTATCGTCAGTTTCTTTGATAATCGATTACTATTCACAAGCTGCCAAATGCCTCGTACTGAATTATTCATTATCTTCCCCCCTATACACTCCTAGTCGTTCAGCCTGCGAAATAAACCATTCTTCCTCTTCCTTTGTAAAAGGTGTAGGAAACAACCAATCATTTAGCTCAATCTCTTCATATTCCTTTAATACTTCGACTAAATCTTCTACCATATCTTGTGGAATTAGTGATAATAGCTGCTCCATTAGTGCTTTCAAAGAATCATCTTGAATCGGTTGTATGTATGCCTGCTTCAATTGATTAGCTAAAGCCATGTATTTTCGATTAAATTCAATCATGTTTATTCCGGAAAAGTCGTATAGTCGCTCGATTAACTCATCAGGTAACTTACCTCGCCAATAGTCTCGTTGCTCATCCTCTTTGAGTAAGTTAAATATCATCGTTAAAAAAATGGATGTATCAATGGCTTCTTTTTGTTTTCCTATGTTAATCGCCTGATCCAAGCTCGTAATTACCCGATCGATTTGATTTCGCTTCTTCTCTAATTGGCGTTTTTGAAACATTAATGATTCGATTAACTGCTGTTCCCCGTTCTGTAAAATATCTTCTATCTCCTCCAAAGAATAATCTAAATATTTTAATGTGATGATTTTTTGAAGGGTCTCTATGTTACCGTCATTGTAATAACGATGCCCCGATTCTGAAATATAGCATGGTTCTATCAATCCCTTTTCACTATAAAACCGTAAAGTCCGTACTGTTAGCCCTGTCTTCTTTGCAAATTGACCGATTGAATACATATTTTCAGCTCCCTTTCCTCCAGTATAAAATCTACCGTTACGTCAGATGCAACTACTTTACTCAATAAATAAAAAAAGAACACCAGTTTCGTGTTCTTTAGTGAATGACAATCTATATATTATTACGATGATGATTATTGTTGTGAGCTTATCATCCGCATTTACTTGTGATACGGTTCAACGTAATGTGGCTAAGTGCGAGTTTTATATTAAATTATTTTGAATTTACACTATTCTTCTAGGATAACCTTCATAAATTTTAGTGAATTCTGATGTTTCAGTGTACACAAATCTTAAATATTCTTTTGAATTTTTTAGTTTAATGGCTCTTATAATTACTAGCGTATCTATTAATTTAGGAATATTAGCTAAACTATATTGAGATGACATACTAATACTAATACTTTCTTCCTTATAGTTTATATATGAACTATAACCTCTTCCAAAACTATCAATAATTGTTTCATTAAATTGATATACAATAGGATAAATACCGTGTTCTTCTAAAATATATCCAAGTTCATTTAAAGCATTACATGCTTTACTAATTTCTGTTTTATCGGGGAAATCCTCCCTCTTGTGTTCTATTCTATTTCTAATATTAGCAACGTTATTTTTCTCTAAGAGTATCTTAATTCTTCTAAGTAATTTATCTAAATTTATATATATTTCATCTGATAAATCTAATACTAACTTAGTATGACTAAATGGGAATACAAACAAATTCGTTCTTTCGATATATGATGGAATATCTTTTTCATTTCGTTTATAGTTATCACGCGTATTTAATAGTTCATTGCAAAAATCAGCAAGTATTTCAAACCCCATAATAAGAGGATAAAGGGTATTCTTACCACCTCTATCAAATACAATTGATCCATTATTTGTTACTTTTTTGTTACTTAACTGTTCAGACATAAATGTACGAGCTTGAATTATATTATATTTAAATTTTGTTTCTCCATAATGGTCTGATAATAATACCCATGTTATATAGGAGAGACTGGCATCTAATATTTCTTCTAACGATACAAATAGATTTACTGCAGCACTTCTAATTCGTTCTTTATCAACCTCATTATATGAATGCATTAAACTTGAAACTTTAGTGAAGCTTTCGAGACGATTCCAATATTTTTGTAAAGAGTCTGGAAAGGTATTAACATTAAAACCTAATTTCCATAGCAATCTATTCACTAAATTCTCTTCATCAGTATCATCCTTCGGGATATAAAAATCCTTTATCAATAAATAATCAAATGTAAATTTTATATGTTTAGGACTATCCAGAAGAAAATCTTTCACAATTTGCTTTGGATTCTCATTCATTAATAACTTTTCAAATTTATCATTAGTATCAATACCTTCAACTAATCTAAGTTTCCAATCTAACTCTTCCTTATCATTATAAATCTCCATGATTAAGTATTTTAATCTTAAAGTTGGTAAACCTTTATTTTTTGATATAAATCTAACACCTAAATTTGAAACTTCGCATTTTAAATTTAAAGAACCCCCTATTTCATATCCAAAATATGAATTTCTTATTTCTGTAATAGGAACTTTTATTTCTTCATTAAATATTAAATATTCTAAAGTTGAAATTATATCTATATTTTTAAAAAGTAATATAAGTTGAAAACATTCTGCTATAGTAAGTTGTTCAGAAATTTGTTCTGCAGATCCAGAAATTTTTCTATTTATTTCAGAACTCACAGAACGTTTAGACCTAAAATAAGAAAAACGATTGATTAGTTCTTTTAATAAAATTCTTAATTCACTCAAACTAAAAGCATTTATTAGAGCGAATGGTAAGTTAGATAAATCATGTTCTAGCATTAGATTATCTGAAGTATTTTTCTTTGATGATTCCTCTAATTCTTCAGGCAATCCTCTTATATCTAGGAAATTCGATAAATCTTTAAACTTTGATTTATTATATGAAGATGTAAGTTTTACAAAATGTAATTGATTACACGATAAACTATCACAGTGCCATAACGGAGCACTTTTAATTACAGGTAAAGATCGAGATTCTTCTGAATCCAAAAAACCAAATGGACCTACTACATTTTTCCCATATTGAAAAACACCTATAGGGGTATCATCCAAAAGTTTATTAGTTTGTTCTTGATTAAGTTTACTTGGTCTAATATCGAAATTTTCAAAGAATTTATCATATAGCATTCTCTCATATATCCATGGAAATCTAATATTACCTTTTATAACATCCTCTGATAAAGCATTCTTTAAACTGTTTATATCAGTTTTTTCTATATCAATTAAAAAATCATTAAAATAAAAAGCGTCTAAAATATTTAATTTACACTCAGATATTTTATATTCCTCATTATTAAGATATGATGAAGCTATTTCTTCACCTATTGAAGTCAATTCAATTGCTTCACCAATTTTTTGAGATGGAGAATAGTCTAGGGAAATAAATGATTTTGTAAAAAAATCACGTAAAATAAGAAGTTCATAAAGTTTACTTTGATACTCTGTTTCATTTTTTATAATTTCTTTTGAATCCGATACCATTTAATCACGCCCTTATCTCTTTATGGGTAAATTATAACAAATAAAGCGAGATTATATTAGTTGATTTCCTATATTCTCTTTTATAATTTGAAAATATTGTTAAAAACTTTAACCGAACACACTTTTCCAATTATTACAATTTAATATACTAAAAATCGACAACATTTATTGTGATGTCGATTTTTAGCAAACATATAAGCAAACCTCACTTACTTATGATAAGGCTCTCCCTTAATAATGCGAAAGCTTCGGTAAATTTGCTCAATCAAGACTAGCTTCATTAGCTGATGTGGTAATGTCATCTTGCCAAATGATTGTTTTTCGTCGGCACGTTTGAGGACGTCGTCGTGTAGGCCGAGTGAACCGCCTATGACGAAGGCAATTTTACTTTTTCCATAAGTCATCAACGACTCGATATCGGCTGCCATTTCTTCAGATGTTTTCATTTTGCCGTTAATGGCAAGGGCGATCACGTATGTATCTGGGCTTAGTTTTGCAAGGATACGTTCGCCTTCTTTTTTCTTCACAATTTCCATTTCTGCCTCGCTTAATTGCTCCGGTGCTTTTTCATCAGGCACTTCCGTTAACTCTATTTTGGCATAGCTACCAAGGCGTTTTACGTATTCGTCGATCCCCATTTTTAAGTACTTTTCTTTTAGTTTTCCGACTGATACAATTGTTATATTCACACGTTATCCACCTTTACATTTCATTTACAAACAAATTATCCACAAAAGTTATCAACATATCCACAAGTAGTTTCTATATATTGTGTAAAGTTATTTACTTGATACAATATATTCTGCTGGCTGTTCGCAGTAACTACATTTTGTGGATAACTTTTTTTCCTTTTCTACTTTATCCATAATTGGGAATACTTTTTGCTCCGCAACAAACATGTCTAAAGCGTGATCTATATGCTTTTCGCAACTGAATTTTTCCATTTTTTCATGTCTCCTTATTTTCCGAAATTTCCACAAACTTATTCACAATTCGGTCTATGTTATCCACAATCTATTGTAACAAAGGAATAGCAAGTAGGAAAGAAAGGCTTTCTCTCGCTACTTGCTGTGTAAAGTAATTATTCACAAATTTCTAGTTATCCACATCTATATTTGTAAATTCTCTTAGTAAAATACATCTTGCGGATTAATTTTTTAAATTAAAAATCGGTAGTAGATTTTACATCTACCACCGATTAGCTTATTACAATGAATCGCTATTTGTTAATGTTAGTGTTAATTCCACTAACTTACCTTCGCGGTATACTTTCATTGTTAATGTATCACCAATTTTTTTGTCGTTGTACAAATGCTTACGTAAATCAATCGAAGTTTCGATTTTTTTACCGTCCATTTCAACAATTACATCATATTGTTTCACGCCTGCTTTTGAAGCTGGTGAGTTAGCGATAACATCTGTAATGACAACACCTGTTGTAATTTCTTTAGGTAATTTTAATGTTTGTTGTTGGTAGTACGCTGGTACGTCTGTTAAATCGACTAATGAAATCCCCATCGTTGGACGTTTCATTTCTCCATTTTTCTCTAATTCCTGAATAATTGGAATTGCTGAGTTGATTGGAATTGAGAAGCCCAGACCTTCCACTGACGATTCGGAAATTTTCATGGAGTTGATGCCGATTAATTCACCAGCTAAGTTCACTAGTGCACCACCACTATTACCAGGGTTAATAGCAGCATCTGTTTGTAACACTTCTTGTTGCCAATCCGCAACCTTGTCGCCATTTAAATCAACTGGTACTGAACGGTCTTTACCTGAAACAACACCTGTTGTTACAGAGCCATAAAATTCTAAACCTAGTGGATTCCCGATTGCAATCACTGTTTCACCTTGTTTTAGTACATCTGAGTTACCAAATGTCGCCACTGTTTTAACATCTTTTGCACTGATTGAAATAACAGCTAAGTCTGTCCAAACATCGCTACCGACTAATTGTGCCTCTTCTTTTGAGCCGTCTTGCATTGTTACTTCTAACTGTTTTGCGCCTTCAATAACGTGATTATTTGTGACGATAAAGGCTGTATCACCTTCTACTTTATAAATAACACCTGAGCCGCTTCCTGTTTCTTTATCTTGGGTTGTTTGCTGATTCCAAAAACCGCCACTTGCCACTTCTTGAATATTGGTAATACCTACAACAGCACCTGATGCTTTTTCTACAGCACCTGTAACATCCGTTGTTACTTCGGTTGCAACCTGATTGATGGTTGTCTCATTTTTACCAGAACTACTTGTTGTTGTCCCCGGCATCTGATTGACAAGCCCAGGAAGCATTAGCCACACGAGTAATGCACCGATAATAACCCCTATTAGACCACTAAAGAAATAGCCACCTTTTCCTCCGCCGCCGTCTTTCTTTTTAGAACGCTTCGCTTGCATTTCTTTTTCCTCACGTTCCAATCTCTCCTGTAGAGGGGATTTTTGGATCTCATCATTATTTAGAAAATCACTGTTTTTATCATCATCATTTAAATAACTCATGTTCCTCATCCTTTCGTACAACTTCTATCTATTAATTCTTGCCTTTATCATACGATTCAAACATTAAAATTACATGAAAAATAAATAAAATGGGCATAAAAAATAGCTGTTCAATGCATTAACTATAAAATGCCATTGAACAGCTTTTCTTTTTTATATGAACGCTTGAAATCTTGATTTTTCTTTAAACCATTACTAGTTTTGTTGGCTCTTCAGCATCCGTATCTACTAAATGAACATACTCACCTGCGATAATCCCGCAAGATTGCAACGTTTGTGTCACACTCATGCGCGCAAGCTCTTTCATATTATTATCTTTACTTAAATGGGCTAAATAAATATTCGTTGGCTTCTCAAATACTACTTCGCTCATTGCAATAGCAGCATCTTCGTTCGATACGTGTCCTACATCACTCAAAATACGACGTTTTATAGACCACGGATAGCGCCCCATTTGTAGCATGTTAACATCATGATTACTTTCAAACACGAAGGAATCTGCGCCACGGATAATGCCCTTCATACGATCACTAACATAGCCTGTATCGGTAATGACCACGAGTTTACGACCATTTTCATGAAATGAATAAAACATCGGATCTGCTGCATCGTGTGAAACAGCAAAGGATTCTATAGCTAAAGAGCCAAAATGCTTCACCGTCTCCATTTCAAACTCAAAACGTTGCTCTAGCGGAATATCTCCTACGAGTCCATCCATCGCTTGCCACGTTTTAGCATTTGCATATACCGGTACATTGTATTTCCGAGCCAATACGCCAATTCCTTTAATATGATCACTGTGCTCATGTGTAACTAAAATGCCACTTAGCTGTTTCATATTGCGATCGATTTTTGTGAAGAGCTGCTCCATCTTTTTGCCACTTAAGCCAGCATCGACAATAAATGCATGATTATCGTTCTCTACATAAATCGAATTGCCTGTACTACCACTTGCTAAAACACTAAATCGCATCTTTAAACTCCCCAGTCTTCTTCTTCAACCTCTTGCTTGTCCTCTTGAATTTCAATAATCTTGCCTTCCACAGCATCAACAAAAAACTCTTCTATTTCACCGTCTTCTAATTTCACTCGTACTTCCCATGTTGGTAATAATACTTGTGTTTGCGTTAAATAGACAAGTGTGGAATAGCCTAGCTGCATCTTGTCAACATGTGAATCTGGCTTTAAAAGCCCTTTTGCGTATAATGCCTGTACCACTTGAATCGGTGGTAGCACACTTTGTTGTTGCTCCACTTCTTCAATACTATCAAGCATCGTTTGTTCATACATCGTTACTTCATCGTTGGCATTCCATTGTATTTTTAACAGTCCACTCTTATTGTAATAGAGCATTCGATTTTTTGTTTTTTGAAAGAAGATGGCTACACGCTCTTCGCGATTAACTTTCCATAATCCATAGGAACTGCCTTCTTTAATATTCGCTTGCACAAATTCTGTGAAACTGGCATCATCATTAACATTTCGCAATTTCACTGGATTTGCGAGAATGACATGCGCCTCTTTTCCTTCTAATTTTGCATCTAAATTATTTACGCGATGATTAGGATTGGTAAAATCAGCAGCCGTAAAAGTGTGGACTTTACCAGTAATAAAGGTAGCTGATTCCACATTATTCGGCAAAACACCATACGTAATATTATCCTCTTTTAAACGGGCATCTATCGTTTTCTCACCTGTTACTTCAACGCTTTGCGCCTCATTGTAACGATTTACATATAATGAGTATAAGAAAATATTTAAAATTAAAAAGACGACTATAAAAATGGATTTTGTTCTATTCCAATCCATTTTTTACACCCCCAAGCATTTCAGGTGTCAGTAAAACCCATGAACCATTGCGAATTACAAACCAGCTTGGTTCTAATGTAAATAATCTTAGATTTTCATCTTGTGTTAAATAATACCCAACAGCAATTTCATCGATATCTGATAATACAATATTATTAAGCTTATGAATTTTTTCAACAATTTCTGTACCCGATGGCAGTTCTTTTATCTCTTTTTCCGATATGTCTAAAGAAAAGTAAGGGCGTTTATAGCGGAAAATGCGTGTATCTCCCCATACCGTTGTTATACGAGTTGTTGCTTGATCACTATAGACAGGGAAACCTTGTAAATAAAGCTGATAATCTAATTGATTTTTACTCGGGTTGCCCGATACATAGCGGTAATCCGCCGTGAAGCCACCATGTTCGTTGATAAATTCAAAACTATCTTTAAAGAGTTTCGATGGCTCTATGCTTTCGCTACTTTCGGCTGCTGGATAGACATAAGTCAATGATTTAAACCTTGTATCCACAGTCATAAGAGACAAACCATCTGTATATTTTTCAAATGTCGCACTTTCTACATTACGCTGTACAACGTTTGGCTCTGAAAATAAGACATTTTTAAATAATTCAGGTGAAAGTTCATTCATATAATACGTATATTTTACGGATTCAATTGTATCATTTGGCACATAAAGCGACGTATAGCCATCTCGTTCCACTTCTTTATATGCACTATGCAGTTTGGATGGTTCAATAATATCTTTTGCAAATTGATTGGCATTTGTAATACTTACATGTGAGCGTAACAGTGATTTGTTAGAGCTACTAATGAAATACATTTGCACTTCTTTGTTAGCATAATTTGTCCAATCAATTATAATGCGATTAAACGTTGTCTCTGGTAACTCTTTTTCACCAAAGTTAAAAATTGTACCTAGCTCTGAAAAAGGAATTTCCCCAGCAAAAAATACAGTCATACGATTATTAGCACGTATCATCTCATTAACATTTGCTGGTGAAATATTATTGTTCACTCGAACTAGGTCTAGGATGTTCCAACCATGAAAAATATTCATAATATCTTTCATGGCACCGTTTGATACAGTACCTGTTAATTCTTCTTCACTACTATAAAGAGCTTTATACGGCTTAATAACATCTTCTATTTTCTTTTGTGTACCAATTAAAATTTCCTTACCTTCTGTTTGCTCAATTACTTTGTAATCAGGCGTATATGTCCAGATAATGAAAGTTAGCACAACACTTAGCATAACGAGTAGAAATAAAACAATGGATTTTACTGGTTCTATATATTTCATTCCCACTCACCTGCCTCGTCAAAATCGTCTAATTCAAATGGTAATGTGAAGAAAACGGTTGTCCCATATCCCTCTTCACTTTCAGCCCATATCTTCCCACCATGTGCCTCAATCATTTCTCGCGCAATCGCTAGCCCAAGACCTGTACCACCCATAGAGCGTGCCCGCGCGCGATCCACGCGGTAAAAACGGTCAAAAATACGTCCTACATTTTCTTTTGGAATACCCATGCCATCATCCGAAATCATGACCTTCAACGTATCTCCTTGGACGGTAAAACCAAAACGGACACTACCTCCATCTGGAGAATATTTTATTGCATTTGAGATCACATTATCAATTACTTGCGTCACCTTATCTGTATCAATTTCAACGTAATAGGATGTCTCTGGAAGTAATCGTTCGAATGTTACATTTTCTGATTTAGACATTTCAAAGCGATCGATAATTCGATTAAAGAATGAATTAAATAACACAATATCTGTATTCAATTTGTAATTACTACTATCCATTCGTGATAATTGTAGTAAATCATTTACTAAACGAATCATTCGCTCTGTCTCTGTTTGCGTAACATTTAAAAATGTAGGCGCTATATTTTCATCTTTCCAAGCCCCATCAATTAATGCCTCAAGGTAACTACGCATCGTTGTTAACGGTGTACGAAGCTCGTGTGAGACATTCGATACAAACTCTCTACGCTCCATTTCAATCTTTTCCTGCTCCGTAATATCATGAAGTACAGTAATTAACCCATTAATAAACCCTGTTTCTTTTTGAATTACCGAGAAATTGGCACGTAAAATATACGGTGCCTCTGCCGTACTAAAATCCAAGTTGACAGCATCATTCATATGGATTAAATCCTCAAAGCTATATTCTTGGTCGATGCCTAACACCGAAGCGATTGGCCGTCCCAATGTGATATCCCTCGAAATATGCAATAACTCTAAGGCTGGATCATTAATAAGAATAATACGTCCTTTACGGTCTGTTGCAATTACACCATCGGTCATATTACTAAGGACCGAATGAAGTTTCCGTCGTTCAGCCTCTGTCGTCGATTGAGACTCTTGCAATCGATTGGTTAAATGGTTAAACGTAGTAGCCAATTGTCCGATCTCATCGGTTCCATAAACTCGTACTTTACGAGAAAAGTTCCCTTTCGCCATGGCTTGTGCTTGTTTACGCATATCCGCAATCGGCTGCGTAATAGTGCGTGCTACTAAAATGCCTAAGAAAATAGTAACCACTAATGATACAGCAGTACCACCTAGGAAAATACGGTTAATATCACTCATCTGCTCAAAAACGGATTCAATATTTGCTTCAATGTAAAGCACCCCGATAATTTCATCATCAGGGCCAGCACCATCACGAATTGGCGTTGCTAACACCCATACTCGATTTCTCGTTTTATTGTCCAGTTTTATAAGATCAAATAGTGTTTCGGCTGATATTGCTCGACGGACAAGGTCTGTATTCGAACGTTGGCCTATTAAATTTTGATTATCTACTTCTGAAGTTGCAAGTATACGCTGTCTACTATCAATTACGCGAATTTCTAAAATATCGCCTGTCGAAACATCCTTCAACCCTGTGGAAAATTCTTTTACAATGGATTTCAAACTTTCCTCAAGCGAAGGCATACTTTCATCGCGTTCTTTTAAAATTTCTTCACGAATGCTATATTGCATCAAATCTACACGCTGAAAAATAGACTCTTGAAAATTACTTTTCAAATTTTCCTCTAGTTGCTTTGCAAAATAGATGCCTATAATTTGTAACGCCAACATAATCAACAAAATATAAATTAGTACAAGCTTGACATGAATTGATTTAAAGAAGCTTACTTTCTGCATTTCCTTTACTCCTGTTCAGGATTTCGTAAATAATACCCTACGCCACGTCTAGTGACAATCCATGCCGGATGACTTGGATTATCCTCTATCTTTTCACGAAGGCGACGAATCGTTACATCGACTGTACGTACGTCACCGAAAT
This DNA window, taken from Lysinibacillus sp. FSL M8-0337, encodes the following:
- a CDS encoding ABC transporter ATP-binding protein, whose protein sequence is MNNSVRGIWQLVNSNRLSKKLTIGTLLLSIVETLIGLTVPLFTMRMINDFSTIGFSWQSIILVGVFLIFQAVLSGVTFYMMRKLGERIVANLRMKVWAHVLRLRIPYFDAHESGETMSRITQDTNVIKELITDHLISFISGLFAIVGAVIILIIIDWKMTLLMLISVPVAILLTLPLGQRIHKIARANQDELASFTGQLGRVLTNIRLVKTSQTENYEQLNGEEKIQHLYQFGLKESKILAVLSPIMTFIMMVVLILLFGYGGAKVATGAITAGELVAIIIYLVQIIIPFTQMATFFTSLQKAMGATERLQEILNEPIEGHGKNAILSADESITFENVVFQYNDNPILKGISFTIPAGKTTALVSASGGGKTTMFSLIEQFYHVTEGTIRFGKQPIEQIHLKEWRSLFGYVSQEAPLMNGTIRDNVTYGKADVLETDIIEALKNAYAWDFVQQFEKGLDTEVGEGGIKLSGGQRQRIAIARALFRNPAILLLDEATSNLDNDSERAVQKAIEYVMKGRTTVIIAHRLSTIVHADQILVFEDGFITGSGKHEELQEHHTYYKQLIKLMTQ
- a CDS encoding MerR family transcriptional regulator, with product MYSIGQFAKKTGLTVRTLRFYSEKGLIEPCYISESGHRYYNDGNIETLQKIITLKYLDYSLEEIEDILQNGEQQLIESLMFQKRQLEKKRNQIDRVITSLDQAINIGKQKEAIDTSIFLTMIFNLLKEDEQRDYWRGKLPDELIERLYDFSGINMIEFNRKYMALANQLKQAYIQPIQDDSLKALMEQLLSLIPQDMVEDLVEVLKEYEEIELNDWLFPTPFTKEEEEWFISQAERLGVYRGEDNE
- the rlmH gene encoding 23S rRNA (pseudouridine(1915)-N(3))-methyltransferase RlmH, with amino-acid sequence MNITIVSVGKLKEKYLKMGIDEYVKRLGSYAKIELTEVPDEKAPEQLSEAEMEIVKKKEGERILAKLSPDTYVIALAINGKMKTSEEMAADIESLMTYGKSKIAFVIGGSLGLHDDVLKRADEKQSFGKMTLPHQLMKLVLIEQIYRSFRIIKGEPYHK
- a CDS encoding CxxH/CxxC protein encodes the protein MEKFSCEKHIDHALDMFVAEQKVFPIMDKVEKEKKLSTKCSYCEQPAEYIVSSK
- a CDS encoding trypsin-like peptidase domain-containing protein — protein: MSYLNDDDKNSDFLNNDEIQKSPLQERLEREEKEMQAKRSKKKDGGGGKGGYFFSGLIGVIIGALLVWLMLPGLVNQMPGTTTSSSGKNETTINQVATEVTTDVTGAVEKASGAVVGITNIQEVASGGFWNQQTTQDKETGSGSGVIYKVEGDTAFIVTNNHVIEGAKQLEVTMQDGSKEEAQLVGSDVWTDLAVISISAKDVKTVATFGNSDVLKQGETVIAIGNPLGLEFYGSVTTGVVSGKDRSVPVDLNGDKVADWQQEVLQTDAAINPGNSGGALVNLAGELIGINSMKISESSVEGLGFSIPINSAIPIIQELEKNGEMKRPTMGISLVDLTDVPAYYQQQTLKLPKEITTGVVITDVIANSPASKAGVKQYDVIVEMDGKKIETSIDLRKHLYNDKKIGDTLTMKVYREGKLVELTLTLTNSDSL
- a CDS encoding MBL fold metallo-hydrolase produces the protein MRFSVLASGSTGNSIYVENDNHAFIVDAGLSGKKMEQLFTKIDRNMKQLSGILVTHEHSDHIKGIGVLARKYNVPVYANAKTWQAMDGLVGDIPLEQRFEFEMETVKHFGSLAIESFAVSHDAADPMFYSFHENGRKLVVITDTGYVSDRMKGIIRGADSFVFESNHDVNMLQMGRYPWSIKRRILSDVGHVSNEDAAIAMSEVVFEKPTNIYLAHLSKDNNMKELARMSVTQTLQSCGIIAGEYVHLVDTDAEEPTKLVMV
- the yycI gene encoding two-component system regulatory protein YycI — protein: MDWNRTKSIFIVVFLILNIFLYSLYVNRYNEAQSVEVTGEKTIDARLKEDNITYGVLPNNVESATFITGKVHTFTAADFTNPNHRVNNLDAKLEGKEAHVILANPVKLRNVNDDASFTEFVQANIKEGSSYGLWKVNREERVAIFFQKTKNRMLYYNKSGLLKIQWNANDEVTMYEQTMLDSIEEVEQQQSVLPPIQVVQALYAKGLLKPDSHVDKMQLGYSTLVYLTQTQVLLPTWEVRVKLEDGEIEEFFVDAVEGKIIEIQEDKQEVEEEDWGV
- the yycH gene encoding two-component system activity regulator YycH is translated as MKYIEPVKSIVLFLLVMLSVVLTFIIWTYTPDYKVIEQTEGKEILIGTQKKIEDVIKPYKALYSSEEELTGTVSNGAMKDIMNIFHGWNILDLVRVNNNISPANVNEMIRANNRMTVFFAGEIPFSELGTIFNFGEKELPETTFNRIIIDWTNYANKEVQMYFISSSNKSLLRSHVSITNANQFAKDIIEPSKLHSAYKEVERDGYTSLYVPNDTIESVKYTYYMNELSPELFKNVLFSEPNVVQRNVESATFEKYTDGLSLMTVDTRFKSLTYVYPAAESSESIEPSKLFKDSFEFINEHGGFTADYRYVSGNPSKNQLDYQLYLQGFPVYSDQATTRITTVWGDTRIFRYKRPYFSLDISEKEIKELPSGTEIVEKIHKLNNIVLSDIDEIAVGYYLTQDENLRLFTLEPSWFVIRNGSWVLLTPEMLGGVKNGLE